The genomic interval GCCTCGTCGGCGTCGGACGGGAGCTCGTCGAAGAGTCGCGATGTCTCGTCGGACGCCTCGACCATCGAGCGCACGTCGGCCAGGGCCTCGGGCCGATAGAGCTCCGCGTAGATCTGGATCAGCGATCGATCGGCCTCGCTCATGCCGGCGCTCACCGACTCGAACCCCGGCGGCGTATGGGCGGGAGCGCCGCCGGCGAGCAGCGCTGCGATCTGCGTGCGCGCCTCCTCGAGCTGGGAGATGCGCGATCGCAGCTCCTCGTCGAGCTCGCGCAGGGTCGTGGACACCGAGCTCTCGCCGCCGTCCCCGCCATGTCCGACCCCCGACGTCGCGTCGTCTCCCTGCGCCGGGTCATCGATGCTGTCGATCCGCGCGAGCGGAACGCCGAGGTCGACGAGCCGACGGATCCGCAGCAGGCGCACCAGGTGGGGGACCGTGTACTGCTTGTAGCCGTTGCTGCGGCGCTCGGGCTCCGGCAGCAGACCCGCCTGATGGTAGTGGCGCACCGTGTTCACGGTGGTGCCGGCGAGGTCGGCGAGCTGGCGCGTGCTCCAGGGCATGGGGGTCCGATCAAGGGGGCGCGAGGGATTCCGAGCCTAGCCCCTGCCCTCACACCAGCAGCAGCACTCCGCGCCCGAGCGCCATCAGCGCCCCCGCGAGCGCGACCACCAGCACGATCCGCATGGCGCTCTCGCCGTCGACCCTCCGGGAGACCCGGCCGCCCGCGATCACACCCAGCAGCAGCGCCGCGATCAGTACGGTCCAGCCGGTGGCGGAGAGCGTGGGCATTGCCCGCTTGGCCACCAGCGAGACGATGCTGAGGATCATGAACTGCACCTGCGCGGTCGCCGCGAAGCCGCGGTGCTCCCAACCGGTGGCGCGCGCGTAGATCACCACGCCCGGCCCGCCCACGCCCGCCGTGACGTTCATGAACCCCGAGGCCAGGCCGCCCGCGACGCCGAGCCCAGGGGAGTCGGGGACCGTGCGCCCGCGCATCGCGAGGGTGAGCAGCAGCCCCAGCAGCACGATCGTGCTCACCGCGATCATCAGGGACGCCGCCGGCAGGACGGCCACGGCGATCGCACCGGGGATCACCCCGATCACGCCCATCGGCGCGAGGACCCGCAGCCGCTTCCGGTCGACGTCCCTGCGCACCTGGGTGAGGTTCAGGAGCGCGGACAGCGCTCCGCACACGTTGACCACGAGGATCCCCTGCAGCGGCCCCAGCACGAGGACCAGGAACGGCGAGGCGAGGAGCGCGAAGCCCATGCCCGTCGAGCGCTGCGCGAGCGCCCCGACGAACGTCGCCGCCGCGAGGCCGAGCAGCACTGCGACGTCCGTTCCGATCA from Brachybacterium kimchii carries:
- a CDS encoding sulfite exporter TauE/SafE family protein, with translation MIGTDVAVLLGLAAATFVGALAQRSTGMGFALLASPFLVLVLGPLQGILVVNVCGALSALLNLTQVRRDVDRKRLRVLAPMGVIGVIPGAIAVAVLPAASLMIAVSTIVLLGLLLTLAMRGRTVPDSPGLGVAGGLASGFMNVTAGVGGPGVVIYARATGWEHRGFAATAQVQFMILSIVSLVAKRAMPTLSATGWTVLIAALLLGVIAGGRVSRRVDGESAMRIVLVVALAGALMALGRGVLLLV
- a CDS encoding MerR family transcriptional regulator; its protein translation is MPWSTRQLADLAGTTVNTVRHYHQAGLLPEPERRSNGYKQYTVPHLVRLLRIRRLVDLGVPLARIDSIDDPAQGDDATSGVGHGGDGGESSVSTTLRELDEELRSRISQLEEARTQIAALLAGGAPAHTPPGFESVSAGMSEADRSLIQIYAELYRPEALADVRSMVEASDETSRLFDELPSDADEASRQRLAEDLLPRLQAQVEAHPWLRDPAPQYQKSRSETRNALRDALHEIYNDAQLDVIARVERLAEHQTP